A region of the Desulfuribacillus alkaliarsenatis genome:
ATAGATAACGAGGAAGCATTAACAGAGCTAAATAGCTATGTCGATTACTTCTTGCTCCATGACCGTGAAATTGAACAACGCTGTGATGATTCCCTAGTACGCATTATTCTAAAGAAGCCAGTAATGATTCGCAGATCTCGAGGATACACGCCAGAACGCATAAAGTTACCTATTAATTCAGATAAAACGATTTTAGCTGTGGGCGGAGAGATGAAGAATATTTTCGCCTATATGAAGAAAGACCAGGTAATATTAAGTCAGTATATCGGTGAGATTGATTCCTGGGAAGGAAGGCAGAATTTTATCAGGAATGTTGGTCACTTTGAGCGACTGTTTGATTTAGAGCCAGATATTGTTGCGTATGACAAGCATCCATCCTACCAAGTGACCGAGGTAGCGAAGCTATTACCCTATGATTCGAAGGTTGAAATTCAGCACCATCATGCACATATGGCTAGCTGTATGGCCGAGCATGGCTTAACGGGCACTACATTAGGTGTTATTTTAGACGGTACGGGCTATGGCGATGATCAAACCCTCTGGGGATCAGAATTATTGCTCGGGGATTATAAGCAATTTACACGGATTGCCCATGGAAAGCTCTTGCCTGTTGTAGGTGGAGAAAAGGCTATTGAAGAGCCATGGAGAATGGCAGTTTCACTACTGCATCTATCCAAAGGTGAGCAGGGCTTAAGGCTAGCAAGTGAAATATGGCCAGACAGACATAAGGAAATAGACTTGTTAGGTCAGATGCTCGAAAAGCAAATACAGATTGTATATAGTTCAGGAATGGGTAGGTTATTCGATGGTATTTCAGCTTTGCTAGGAATTTGCGATATCAGCACCTATGAAGGGGAAGCGGCAATCAGACTTGCGAGCTATGCCGAAAGATTTAAAGTCAATAGCACATATACCGTAAAGCTCACTGAAGAAACAACGGAAGCAACGAAAATTATCGATTGGCTAGCTATGATTGACGAAATAATTACAGACAAACTAAATAAAGTTTCGCCAGAGCTTATTGCATATAAGTTTCATATGACAATTGCTAAAATTATGGTTGATTTAATTATTGACATTACTAAAAACTATTCGCTTAAGCAAGTAGTATTAAGCGGTGGCACTTGGCATAACGAGTTGTTATTAACTGAGGTAGTCAATGCGGTTAATGAAGCAGGTTTGAAGATTTATTTCCATGAGCAAGTGCCAACAAATGATAGTGGAATAGCCCTAGGGCAAGCTATGATTGCGGCAGCTAAAATAGATAAAATACGTTCAACAAGTTAGATGAAAAATAGAAAGCTGAAGGGGGAAAATAATATGTGTTTAGCAATTCCAGCTAAGGTTATTGCAATTGATGGGTATTTAGCCGAGGTTGAATGCTTCGGCAATACAAGAAAAGTAGGTTTAACTTTAAAACCAGAAACAAAAATCGGCGACTACGTAATGGTACACGCTGGCTTTGTCATTGAAATAGTTGATGAGAAATACGCTATGGAAAGTCAAGAACTATGGAAAGAGATGATAAAGCATGAGCAGCATGAAGACTAATGTATATCGTGATCCCGTCCTAGGTAAAGAGCTTATACAGGCAATAAAAAAGCAGGCGAAAATATTTCAAGAAAAAAACGGACGCAAGGTAAACCTAATGGAGGTCTGTGGAACCCATACGGTTTCCGTATCAAAGGCAGGACTACGTGATGTGTTCCGTGATGATATCGAATTAATTAGTGGACCAGGATGTCCAGTTTGTGTAACCAGCCATGAGGATATTGATTACATGATAGAGCTTGCGAAACAGCCAGAGGTAATTATATGTACCTTTGGCGATATGATGCGCGTTCCTGGCTCTCATTCTTCACTTGCAGAAGAAAAAGCTAATGGGCATGATATCCGTGTCCTGTATTCTCCGTTAGAAGCACTAGATATTGCTGAAGAGCAGCCTGACAAAAAGGTAATCTTCTTGGCTGTTGGTTTTGAAACAACGACACCAGCAATAGCAGCAACAATTGACATGGCAGAGAAACGTGAAATAGACAACTATTATGTGTTCACTGTTCATAAAATCTGTCCGCCTGTTGTTGAACTATTATTTAACGATCCGAAGCTAAAGATTGATGGCTTGTTACTTCCAGGCCATGTATCAGCAATAGTAGGTCGTAAGGCACTTGATTTTATTGCTACAGAATTTAAGGTGCCTAGCTCCATAGCTGGCTTTGAGCCGTTGGATGTGCTAGCAGGCATGTATGATATCATTCGCATGCTTAACCAAGGTGAAGCTAAGGTAACTAACCAATATCTAAGGGTTGTTACTGAGGAGGGCAATAAGGCAGCTCTCGATATGATTGCGAAATATTTTGAAGCAGCTAGCTCTAATTGGCGTGGAATTGGTTCTATTGAAGGCAGTGGATTAGTATTAAAGCCAGAGTACCAGAAGTATGATGCGAGAAATCTCTATGACATAACGATACCAGAATCATCAAATACTAGGGGCTGTCGCTGTGGCGAAGTACTATCAGGCCACATTAAACCGACAGACTGTGGGCACTTTGGAAGATCCTGTACGCCAGTAAGCCCAGTAGGGCCATGCATGGTTTCCTATGAAGGAACGTGTGCTACCTACTTTAAGTATGAGAGGAAGGTGTAACTGGTATGACTGAGAAAATACTCTTAGCCCATGGTGATGGAGGTAAGCTTACCCATGACCTTATAGATAACGTTTTTGTAAAACACTTTTATGTAGACAATAACGCGTTGCCAGATGCTTTTGTGGCAGACAAAGAGCCAGGCAAGATTGCCTTTACAACGGATACCTTTGTAGTTAACCCACTATTCTTTAAAGGTGGGGATATCGGCAAAATTGCTATAGCGGGAACGGTTAATGATTTAGCAGTAGTAGGGGCAGTTCCGAAATATATTAGCTGTGGCTTTATCATCGAAGAGGGTTTTCTGATTGCAGACCTAGAAAAGATTGTTGAATCGATGGCAAAGACGGCGAAAGAGGCAGGCGTAGCAATAGTAACGGGAGACACTAAGGTAGTTGAGAAGAATAAAGGTGACGGTGTATTTATTAACACCTCGGGAATAGGATTTGTACCTGAAAATCGCACCTTATCCTATAAAGAAATAGCTCCTGGTGATGCGGTACTAATCAACGGTAATATCGGTGAACATGGGATGGCAATAATGTCTGAACGTTCAGGATTAAACTTCTCTAGCCCAGTGAAAAGTGATTGCCAAGCCCTTAATAATTTTATAGAGAAGCTAATGGAGCACGTGCCTGAGGTTAAATTCATGCGTGACCCAACCCGTGGTGGCGTAGCAACTACACTTAAAGAGATTGCCACAGATACAGGCTTAAATATAACTATTGAAGAAGAATCCCTGCCTGTGAGTGATGAGCTTATGGGTGCTGTAGACTTATTGGGATTAGATCCGCTGTATTTAGCAAATGAAGGCAAGGTGCTAATATTTGTTCCACAGGATAAAGTAGAAACTGCCCTAGAAATCATGAGCTCCTTACCAGAGGGCATAGGTTCTAAGCAAATTGCAACAGTAGGCGAAGGAAATGGACAAGTATTCCTACAAACTGCCTTCGGCGGCAAGAAGATTATTGATTTATTAGCGGGAGCACCGTTGCCAAGGATTTGTTAAGAACAGACATGACGTGACGTGAGTTAATATAATTAAAGAACGATTTTTTAATAGGACCCTATTGATTGGACGCTGAAGAGCCAATCTTAGGGTGCTTTTTTAATAGGAAAAATATACTGTTTTCTTGCATTTCGACACAAAACGACAAAACACCCAAACAGAATATGTTAAAGTTTGGGTGTGCAACTAAATTTATGATAAATCATTTCGACGGAGGTGTGAAATGAGGAGCATAGGCATATATACCTTGGAAGGGTTAAATTTCTTTTTATGTTTATTAATCATTGGCTCTCTATTTAATGTAACCATTTTTTATTTCAAGGAATATAGACTTGAGTATGCGGATTTAGAGGCAGCTATAGAGGAGATTTGGCCAACTGCAGAAATAGTTAACGAATGGGATTTGAATGGCAATAAAGTATTTGTTTTTAGAACAGACTCAATGTGTCGATATATTTTTTTCCCAAAAGGTCTAATCAGTAATCGATATGCTTTAAATGACCATAGTATATTGCATTCCTATAGTCCGTTTTATGAAGATACATCGATAAGAAGACAATTCAGGCATTTCACTGGCACATATCATGTTGAAATTAGTACTCAAGAACTAACAATCGAGGAACACAATAGGATGGGAAACTTATCAGTCTTTCCGCTACCTCTTCAGATTTTATTGTCTATAGGTTTAATTAGTGCTTACACAAGCGGTTTTATAAAAAGGTATAAAATACGTAAGATGAAACAAGATTTTGACTAGGGGAGCTCTGTTATGGATTTGGTATTGAAATGGAAAAAGACATTTAGTGCATTTACCGTCCTTTGCAATTTAATAGGCCTGGCACTTGCTGTATATATTTTTGGGACGATATTTTGGGATTATAACATGCATAAGATTGCTATATTAGCGTTGCTTATCATGTCTACCGTAAATATACGATTGATAAAGGCATGTGATAGGTATTATGGAGAGACGAAGCTGTCAGAGGTACCGCTCAATGATTTAGAAAATTGATATATATAAGGAGTAAGAGTGCATGATGAATAAAGCGAAGCTTTTATACTTACTGATTGGTTATGGGTTGCCAGTGCTAGCAACGAGCATAATAATGATTGCAACTGGAATCCATGAACATAAAAATTCTGTAGCTATTATGGTTTTCACACTGGTTATTTTACATGTGGCATTGGTTCGTGCTTTGAAACATGGGCTCGCTTCAGCAAACAAGAAAAAAGAAGTTTGGGATTGGGTATGGGATGATTCAAAAGAGTTTGTGGGAAGGCGACTTATATTAACTTTATTTAGTTGGTTTGTTATGGGCTTGTTATTTGCAGTATTCGTTAAAGTGTTTGAAAGCTTTACATTTTTATAATTGTATAGATGAATTGAAGATGAGCTGTTTTTCACAATATCAAATACACTAACCTTAATTGGATATATTATTAAAGTGAAATTAGATTAATCGGCTAGAAACCGACAAAATCTAATTTTATTTTTTGTTTATGTAGAAAAGATGTCTGTTTATGTTTGTTTTTGTTGGAAAAAGTGGTGCGAAATATAGTAGGAGCTAGCAGGAGATAGAGTTATAACTATAGAAGTTACTAGTTCGGATATAATTATGAAAAAGATGCAAAGATTGTGTGTAGATTAATAGATGAAATTTGAAATTAGGTATATAATACAAAAAAAACAGCAAGAGTATTTATGAGAGGCGGCAGTATGATGAAAGATTACGCAATTAGAGCAACAGGATATGGTGGTAAAGTACGGCTGCTAGCATGTACTACCACACAGCTTATGAACGAACTACAAAAACGACACGGAACCTCCGCTACAGTTAGCGCGGCACTTGGAAGAACGGTGTCTATTGGTGCTATGATGGGACTAATGCATAAAGGTCGAGAAAAACTTACCTTACAGGTTCATGGTGATGGGCCCGCTGGACGTATCATAGTAGATGCAGATGCTAATGGCAACGTGCGAGGCTACGTGACAAATCCACAGGTAGATTTTCCGCCTAATGAGCATGGCAAGCTTGATGTGAAGCGAGCTGTTGGTACAACAGGGATGATTTATGTAGTTAAGGATATAGGGATGAAAGAGCCTTATCAAGGGTCGTCACAAATCGTATCGGGCGAAATCGGAGAAGACTTTACATACTATTTCACACAATCTGAGCAAACTCCATCTGCAGTAGGAGTTGGTGTTATAGTGGACAAGGACCTGAGTATTAAAGCTTCGGGAGGGTTTATAATTCAGTTATTTCCTGGCACAGAAGAACATGTTATTACAGAACTAGAACAAAAGATAACAGGTCTCGGAAACGTGTCAGCAAAAATAGAGCAAGGTTATACTCCAGAGGAGTTAGCGGCAGAGCTTGTGGATACATTAGAGATACTAGAGAAGAAAGAGCTTAATTTCTCTTGTCAATGTAATCATGACCGAATCGTAAATGTAATTAAGAAACTAGGATTAGCAGAGGTTCAAAGTATTCTTGAGAAAGAACAACAAAGTGAAGTAACCTGCAACTTCTGCAATGAGAAGTATATCGTAGAAAAACATGAGCTAGAACAGATAAGCAAAGAATTGGAGGGTACAGAGTGAGGGAGAAGATCTTATGGGGGGTAATCGCCGCACTTATTTTAGTGTTAGTATTTATTTTATTTTTTCAACAGGCTGCTGGCGATACTATGGCAAGAGTTGAACAACGGACAATCTATAAAGACGAGTTTATGAACGATTTACTCAAAAAATACGGCCCACAGCATATATACAAAATGATTGAGCGTGAGGCTGTATACTTTGAGGCAAATAGGCTAGCAATTGAAGTGTCAGATAGAGAAGTTGATAAGGAAATTGATCGTTATAGAAGCAACTTCGTTGACAGTAATCAAGACTTTGAAGCTGTACTGTTTTACGATTACGGAATTACATTGGAGCAATTACGAGAGGATATTAGGTATAATATACTTTTAGAAAAGCTAGCAACCCTGGATATCCGAGTAACTGAAGCGGAAATGGAAAAGTATTATGAGGAAAACATTTTTCACTTTAGAGAACCAGAGAAACTAAGAATAAGTAGAATATTGCTCCATGAACTAGAGGACGCGAATCGTGTTTATAATGAATTGGTTGAAGGGGCTAACTTTGCAGCTATCGCAATGGAGGTCTCACAAGATCGGTTAACATCTGCAAATGGTGGGGATATGGGCTACATTAGTGTTGAAAGTATATATATTGATTATGAAATTATTGATACTGCAATGGGAACGGATATTGGCGACTATAGTCAACCGTTCCAGTCCTACGATGGCTGGAATATCATAATGCTAGAAAATCGCATACCAGAAAAGATATATGATTACAGTGAAGTGAAATCTTTTATTCATAGAGAATTAGCACTTAAACAGGCAAAACCCTTACATGAATATTTACAAGACTTAGTAAGCAAATTAGATATAGAAATATATGAACAGACTGTAAAGAAATATTTGTATTTCGTAGAAGAATAATACTTGACACACGCAGTCTGCTGTCGTATCATATGAATATAATACAATCCCAATTAAAACACTCGGAAATAGGGGGAATGAAAATGCGTAAAGTAAATAACATTTCAGAACTGATTGGATATACACCGATGGTAAAACTAAACAGAGTAGTGGCTGAAGATGCAGCTGATGTATATGTAAAGCTGGAGTCTTATAACCCAGGCAGTAGCGTTAAGGATCGTATTGCTTTATCTATGATTGAAGACGCAGAAGAAAAAGGGCTATTAAAAGAAGGGTCAACAATAATTGAGCCAACAAGTGGTAATACGGGTATTGGTTTAGCTATGCTTGCCGCAGCAAAGGGATACAAAGCAATCTTAGTTATGCCTGATACTATGAGTATGGAGCGACGCAATCTTCTTAAGGCATTTGGTGCAGAGCTTGTGTTAACTCCAGGTGCTGAAGGTATGGGCGGAGCTATAAGAAAAGCCGAGGAGCTAGTTAAGGATAATCCAGAGTATTTTATGCCACAGCAGTTCAATAACCTATCCAACCCAGAGGTTCATAGAAAGACTACAGCTATAGAGATTTTAGAGCAAATGGACAATAAAGTTGATGCCTTTGTATCGGGAGTTGGTACAGGTGGAACGGTTACTGGAGTCGGAGAAGTTTTGAAGGAACGCATTGGAAAGGTAGAGGTTATAGCTGTTGAACCAGTTGCGTCACCTGTGCTATCAGGTGGTAAGCCAGGACCTCATAAAATTCAAGGTATTGGTGCTGGATTTGTACCAGATGTTTTAAACACAGATATCTATGACAAAGTACTTAAAGTTGAAAATGAAGAAGCAATGGAAATGGGTCGTAGATTAGCTAGAGAAGAAGGCTTGTTAGTTGGAATCTCATCAGGGGCTGCTATCCATGCAGCGGTTTTAGTAGCTAATAAGCTAGGTAAAGGTAAGAAGGTTGTTGTAGTTGCTCCGGATACGGGAGAAAGATATCTGAGCACAGCATTGTTTCAATTTGAATAATACGATAATAGGTGCCCTCGACAGAGGGCGCTTTTCGCATTAATGGCATTTAATCTTGATTAATTAACGCAAATTATTTTATTGCAGAATTAATAGTGGTATACTACAAAAAAATGAAAGTAATAAACACCTAAATAGTATAACCCCAAAATAGTAGAGCTGAGCAGAAATTGAGTTTAGAAAAGGAGAGGTATAGAATGATTTTGATGATTGATAATTATGATTCATTTACGTACAATGTAGTTCAATATCTTGGTGAGCTAGGCGAAGAAATTGAAGTATTTCGAAACGATAAAATCACCATAGATGAGATTGAGGAAAAGAATCCAATAGCCATCGTTATATCGCCAGGTCCGTGTACTCCTAATGAAGCAGGGATTAGCCTGGAAGTTATTAATTATTTTGCTGGGAAGATTCCGATATTAGGAATCTGCCTCGGTCATCAATCAATAGGTCAAGCATTTGGTGGTGATGTAATTAGGGCTGAGCAGATTATGCATGGTAAAACCTCTGAGGTACACCATGATGGTAAAGGGTTATTTAAGGACCTTCCATCACCGTTAACGGTAACTAGGTATCACTCGTTGATTGTAAAGCGAGAGACCTTACCAGCCTGCCTAGAAATTACGGCAGAGACTGAAGCCAAAGAAATTATGGGTCTTCGCCACCGAGAGCAACTGGTTGAGGGAGTTCAATTTCACCCAGAGTCGATAAAAACTGAACAGGGCAAGCAAATGATTAAAAACTTTATAAACCTAGCAAAGGGTTAATATAATATTATAAGTAAAGATAGGAACCTTTATGCAACGCATACAAAGAATATTTAATCACGATAAGTTCGCATATTATTTAAAACGAATAAAGACGCTAGAGAAAGGTCGCCCCTTCTGTCTGCATCCACTTGAACACTCAATCGATGTAGCGAGAATTGCTTATATCCTGTGGTTAGAGCAAAGCTTAAAGGAAGGTGGCTTTTCTGTGTCAACAAATAGTACTATGGATTTGACTGTAGACAGCGAACAAGCTTTAGATGCAATGAAATGCTATATATATGCGGCGGCGCTACTACACGATATCGGTAGGTATCGTCAATATTTGTATGGTGAAGAGCATGCTGAGGTGAGTGCTAATTTAGCACAAGAAATTCTAGTTGATACAGGCTTTGCTGAGGAAGAGCAGGCTGTAATTCTAGACGCGATACGTTATCACAACGCTGAGACGTCAGAATATTTACTGACGCGCATCTTACAAAAAGCAGATAAGCTATCGAGAAAGTGCTTTCAATGTACGGAGCAAGAACGCTGCTATAAGCTTTCAAAGATGGAAACTAGGCATGGATTGATTTATTAGTGATTAGCAAAGGGAGGTGGAAGACCAATGCAAAAGCATAATACGCATATGCTAACGTTTCAAAATCGCCAGGAACTAGCTAGCATGATGGAGCAGATAGGAGCAGATGCCCCTGGAGTTCAAATAATGAAGCAAAAGGGAGAGTTTTTTCATGTGTATGTTAGCAACGTTAATCTGCGTGCAGCCAACATTATGAAGCAGGAAATGCTTAGTAAGGGCGGAGAGGCTTGTTTACACATGGGTGTTTCAAAGCTTGAGCTTGAATCCTCCGATGTTATATTATTTGGCTCACGAAGAATTTTCAAAAAAATAATTGCTAACTTTAGCTTCCAGCCATTTGGCTTAAAACGAATCTCTAAAGAACTGAAAGAAATGTTTGACGCGTATGATCGCTCGCAAAATCTTAATGAAATACCAGAGTGGTGCAAGCATATGAATATTCCTTTAAAGAAACGGACTATTATTATGGGGATATTAAATGTAACACCAGATTCCTTTTCTGATGGCGGTAGCTACACTACGGTTGAGCTAGCGGTACGGAGGGCAAAAGAGATGGTAGCAGAAGGTGCTGATATCATCGACATTGGTGGCGAATCTACTAGGCCAGGGGCGCTGCCAGTAAACCTTGAAGCAGAGCTGGTAAGAGTGCTACCGATTGTCAAAGCTGTTGCCAAAGAAATTCAAACACCTATTTCGGTGGATACATATAAGGCTGAGGTTGCAGAAGCTGCAGTTAAGGAAGGCGCAAAAATTATAAATGATGTTTGGGGAGCAAAAAAACAGCCTGAAATAGCTAAAGTAGCAGCTAAATATAAAGTTCCAATAATTTTGATGCATAACAGGGACAATAAAGAATATAAAAATCTTGTTGGAGAAATGATTCAGGATCTGCGCGAAAGTATCGATATTGCACAAAACGCTGGTGTGATAAACGATTATATTATTTTAGACCCAGGCATTGGTTTTGCCAAGGAATATGAGCACAACCTAGAAGTTATGTATCGTCTGCGTGATATTTGTAAGCTCGGCTACCCAGTATTATTAGGCACGTCAAGGAAGTCACTGATTGCCAA
Encoded here:
- the cysK gene encoding cysteine synthase A, which encodes MRKVNNISELIGYTPMVKLNRVVAEDAADVYVKLESYNPGSSVKDRIALSMIEDAEEKGLLKEGSTIIEPTSGNTGIGLAMLAAAKGYKAILVMPDTMSMERRNLLKAFGAELVLTPGAEGMGGAIRKAEELVKDNPEYFMPQQFNNLSNPEVHRKTTAIEILEQMDNKVDAFVSGVGTGGTVTGVGEVLKERIGKVEVIAVEPVASPVLSGGKPGPHKIQGIGAGFVPDVLNTDIYDKVLKVENEEAMEMGRRLAREEGLLVGISSGAAIHAAVLVANKLGKGKKVVVVAPDTGERYLSTALFQFE
- the hslO gene encoding Hsp33 family molecular chaperone HslO, with product MMKDYAIRATGYGGKVRLLACTTTQLMNELQKRHGTSATVSAALGRTVSIGAMMGLMHKGREKLTLQVHGDGPAGRIIVDADANGNVRGYVTNPQVDFPPNEHGKLDVKRAVGTTGMIYVVKDIGMKEPYQGSSQIVSGEIGEDFTYYFTQSEQTPSAVGVGVIVDKDLSIKASGGFIIQLFPGTEEHVITELEQKITGLGNVSAKIEQGYTPEELAAELVDTLEILEKKELNFSCQCNHDRIVNVIKKLGLAEVQSILEKEQQSEVTCNFCNEKYIVEKHELEQISKELEGTE
- the hypD gene encoding hydrogenase formation protein HypD; its protein translation is MSSMKTNVYRDPVLGKELIQAIKKQAKIFQEKNGRKVNLMEVCGTHTVSVSKAGLRDVFRDDIELISGPGCPVCVTSHEDIDYMIELAKQPEVIICTFGDMMRVPGSHSSLAEEKANGHDIRVLYSPLEALDIAEEQPDKKVIFLAVGFETTTPAIAATIDMAEKREIDNYYVFTVHKICPPVVELLFNDPKLKIDGLLLPGHVSAIVGRKALDFIATEFKVPSSIAGFEPLDVLAGMYDIIRMLNQGEAKVTNQYLRVVTEEGNKAALDMIAKYFEAASSNWRGIGSIEGSGLVLKPEYQKYDARNLYDITIPESSNTRGCRCGEVLSGHIKPTDCGHFGRSCTPVSPVGPCMVSYEGTCATYFKYERKV
- the hypF gene encoding carbamoyltransferase HypF, producing the protein MAKGSSAQVDKVDTVARERLLVKGVVQGVGFRPFIYRIAREEALTGFVRNTSKGVEIELEGTRGQLKRFSERMHGELPALAEIDSVDASELPITGQDSQFQIVTSHTQVKGDVRIPTDIKVCEDCQREILDQADRHYYYPLTNCTNCGPRFTVIKDVPYDRQMTTMEPFKMCSACEVEYMEPLDRRFHAQPTACPDCGPKTKLITQAGETLAVASASTELRALFAQARKLLLEGKIIAVKGLGGFHFVCNANDSEAVRKLRARKKRPYKPLAVMARNEQLIKDRCRVSAIEEQILISTQAPIVILDKKDTADFSLVAPGINTVGVMLPYAPIHLLLFATDELDWLVMTSANPSNMPITIDNEEALTELNSYVDYFLLHDREIEQRCDDSLVRIILKKPVMIRRSRGYTPERIKLPINSDKTILAVGGEMKNIFAYMKKDQVILSQYIGEIDSWEGRQNFIRNVGHFERLFDLEPDIVAYDKHPSYQVTEVAKLLPYDSKVEIQHHHAHMASCMAEHGLTGTTLGVILDGTGYGDDQTLWGSELLLGDYKQFTRIAHGKLLPVVGGEKAIEEPWRMAVSLLHLSKGEQGLRLASEIWPDRHKEIDLLGQMLEKQIQIVYSSGMGRLFDGISALLGICDISTYEGEAAIRLASYAERFKVNSTYTVKLTEETTEATKIIDWLAMIDEIITDKLNKVSPELIAYKFHMTIAKIMVDLIIDITKNYSLKQVVLSGGTWHNELLLTEVVNAVNEAGLKIYFHEQVPTNDSGIALGQAMIAAAKIDKIRSTS
- a CDS encoding peptidylprolyl isomerase; its protein translation is MREKILWGVIAALILVLVFILFFQQAAGDTMARVEQRTIYKDEFMNDLLKKYGPQHIYKMIEREAVYFEANRLAIEVSDREVDKEIDRYRSNFVDSNQDFEAVLFYDYGITLEQLREDIRYNILLEKLATLDIRVTEAEMEKYYEENIFHFREPEKLRISRILLHELEDANRVYNELVEGANFAAIAMEVSQDRLTSANGGDMGYISVESIYIDYEIIDTAMGTDIGDYSQPFQSYDGWNIIMLENRIPEKIYDYSEVKSFIHRELALKQAKPLHEYLQDLVSKLDIEIYEQTVKKYLYFVEE
- the pabA gene encoding aminodeoxychorismate/anthranilate synthase component II; this translates as MILMIDNYDSFTYNVVQYLGELGEEIEVFRNDKITIDEIEEKNPIAIVISPGPCTPNEAGISLEVINYFAGKIPILGICLGHQSIGQAFGGDVIRAEQIMHGKTSEVHHDGKGLFKDLPSPLTVTRYHSLIVKRETLPACLEITAETEAKEIMGLRHREQLVEGVQFHPESIKTEQGKQMIKNFINLAKG
- a CDS encoding HD domain-containing protein, with translation MQRIQRIFNHDKFAYYLKRIKTLEKGRPFCLHPLEHSIDVARIAYILWLEQSLKEGGFSVSTNSTMDLTVDSEQALDAMKCYIYAAALLHDIGRYRQYLYGEEHAEVSANLAQEILVDTGFAEEEQAVILDAIRYHNAETSEYLLTRILQKADKLSRKCFQCTEQERCYKLSKMETRHGLIY
- the hypE gene encoding hydrogenase expression/formation protein HypE; the protein is MTEKILLAHGDGGKLTHDLIDNVFVKHFYVDNNALPDAFVADKEPGKIAFTTDTFVVNPLFFKGGDIGKIAIAGTVNDLAVVGAVPKYISCGFIIEEGFLIADLEKIVESMAKTAKEAGVAIVTGDTKVVEKNKGDGVFINTSGIGFVPENRTLSYKEIAPGDAVLINGNIGEHGMAIMSERSGLNFSSPVKSDCQALNNFIEKLMEHVPEVKFMRDPTRGGVATTLKEIATDTGLNITIEEESLPVSDELMGAVDLLGLDPLYLANEGKVLIFVPQDKVETALEIMSSLPEGIGSKQIATVGEGNGQVFLQTAFGGKKIIDLLAGAPLPRIC
- the folP gene encoding dihydropteroate synthase, with the protein product MQKHNTHMLTFQNRQELASMMEQIGADAPGVQIMKQKGEFFHVYVSNVNLRAANIMKQEMLSKGGEACLHMGVSKLELESSDVILFGSRRIFKKIIANFSFQPFGLKRISKELKEMFDAYDRSQNLNEIPEWCKHMNIPLKKRTIIMGILNVTPDSFSDGGSYTTVELAVRRAKEMVAEGADIIDIGGESTRPGALPVNLEAELVRVLPIVKAVAKEIQTPISVDTYKAEVAEAAVKEGAKIINDVWGAKKQPEIAKVAAKYKVPIILMHNRDNKEYKNLVGEMIQDLRESIDIAQNAGVINDYIILDPGIGFAKEYEHNLEVMYRLRDICKLGYPVLLGTSRKSLIAKTLDLPVNERVEGTAATVALGIERGVDIVRVHEVKEMQRVCRMMDAMVRR
- a CDS encoding HypC/HybG/HupF family hydrogenase formation chaperone translates to MCLAIPAKVIAIDGYLAEVECFGNTRKVGLTLKPETKIGDYVMVHAGFVIEIVDEKYAMESQELWKEMIKHEQHED